One window from the genome of Musa acuminata AAA Group cultivar baxijiao chromosome BXJ1-4, Cavendish_Baxijiao_AAA, whole genome shotgun sequence encodes:
- the LOC103982243 gene encoding homeobox-leucine zipper protein HOX32 produces the protein MAMVVSGKETGKSQQAAALAMDSGKYVRYTPEQVEALERVYSECPKPSSLKRQQLIRECPILSNIEPKQIKVWFQNRRCREKQRKEASRLQTVNRKLTAMNKLLMEENDRLQKQVSQLVYENGYMRQQLHNTSVATTDTSCESVVTSGQHHHQQNPTPQHSQRDANNPAGLLAIAEETLAEFLSKATGTAVDWVQMVGMKPGPDSIGIIAVSHNVSGVAARACGLVSLEPTKVAEILKDRPSWYRDCRCLDVVTVIPTGNGGNIELIYMQTYAPTTLAAARDFWMLRYTTGLEDGSLVICERSLTPATGGPAGPPAPNFVRAEVLSSGYLIRPCEGGGSMIHIVDHVDLDAWSVPEVLRPLYESPKILAQKMTIAALRHLKQIAQETSGEVPYGGGRQPAVLRTFSQRLSRGFNDAVNGFADDGWSLLGSDGVDDVTIAVNSSPNKLLGSHVNTSAMFSTLGVGVLCAKASMLLQNVPPAMLVRFLREHRSEWADCGVDAYSAASMRASPYAVPGVRASSGFLGSQMILPLAHTVEHEEFLEVIRLEGHGFNQDDVILPRDMYLLQLCSGVDENAIGSCAQLVFAPIDESFADDVPLLPSGFRVIPLDPKTDSSTATRTLDLASTLEIGSGATACSVKETASNAYNLRSVLTIAFQFTYENHLQGNVAAMARQYVRSVVASVQRVAMAIAPRPGCQIGVKHPPGSPEAHTLARWVSRSYRAHTGVDLFRVDSQASDSLLKLLWHHSDSIMCCSLKASPVFTFSNQAGLDMLETTLIALQDITLEKILDDGARKVLCSEFPKIMQQGHAYLPAGICMSSMGRPVSYEQAVAWKVSNEEDSPHCLAFMFVNWSFV, from the exons ATGGCCATGGTTGTGAGCGGAAAGGAGACGGGGAAGAGCCAGCAGGCAGCCGCCTTGGCGATGGATTCGGGGAAGTACGTGAGGTACACGCCGGAGCAGGTGGAGGCGCTCGAGAGGGTCTACAGCGAGTGCCCCAAGCCGAGCTCCCTGAAGCGGCAGCAGCTTATACGAGAGTGTCCCATCCTCTCCAACATCGAGCCCAAGCAGATCAAGGTCTGGTTCCAGAACAGAAG ATGTCGTGAGAAGCAGAGAAAGGAAGCCTCTCGACTCCAAACTGTTAACCGCAAGCTTACTGCCATGAACAAGCTGTTGATGGAGGAAAATGACCGGTTGCAGAAGCAGGTGTCACAACTTGTTTATGAGAATGGCTATATGCGCCAGCAACTGCATAAC ACATCCGTAGCCACCACTGACACCAGCTGCGAGTCTGTAGTCACAAGTGGTCAGCACCACCATCAACAAAACCCAACACCTCAGCATTCACAAAGAGATGCTAATAACCCAGCTGG CCTTCTTGCAATTGCTGAGGAGACCCTGGCAGAGTTCCTGTCAAAAGCTACTGGAACTGCTGTCGATTGGGTTCAGATGGTTGGGATGAAG CCTGGTCCGGATTCCATTGGAATCATTGCTGTTTCTCACAATGTTAGTGGGGTAGCAGCTCGAGCTTGTGGCCTTGTGAGTCTAGAGCCCACAAAG GTTGCCGAGATTCTTAAGGATCGTCCATCTTGGTATCGTGATTGTCGTTGCCTTGATGTGGTTACTGTAATCCCCACTGGTAATGGAGGGAATATTGAACTTATATACATGCAG ACATATGCGCCTACTACTTTGGCAGCAGCACGGGACTTTTGGATGCTGAGATATACTACTGGTCTTGAAGATGGAAGTCTTGTG ATTTGTGAGAGATCGTTGACTCCTGCAACTGGTGGTCCTGCTGGGCCACCTGCTCCAAATTTTGTAAGAGCTGAAGTTCTTTCCAGTGGTTACCTAATCCGACCATGTGAGGGTGGTGGTTCAATGATTCACATTGTTGACCATGTTGATTTAGAT GCGTGGAGTGTACCTGAGGTTCTTAGGCCCTTATATGAATCACCAAAAATTCTGGCACAGAAAATGACAATTGCT GCACTCCGCCACCTAAAACAAATTGCTCAGGAGACCAGCGGTGAAGTTCCATATGGTGGGGGTCGACAACCTGCTGTTTTGAGGACTTTCAGTCAAAGATTGAGCAG AGGTTTCAATGATGCTGTAAATGGATTTGCTGACGATGGTTGGTCTTTACTGGGTAGCGATGGTGTTGATGATGTGACAATTGCTGTAAATTCTTCCCCGAACAAACTTCTTGGTTCACACGTGAACACTTCAGCCATGTTTTCAACCCTTGGAGTCGGTGTTCTATGTGCTAAAGCATCAATGCTGCTGCAG AATGTGCCACCTGCTATGCTGGTCCGGTTTCTGAGGGAGCATCGTTCAGAATGGGCTGATTGTGGTGTAGATGCTTACTCTGCTGCCTCAATGAGAGCTAGCCCATATGCAGTTCCTGGTGTTAGGGCAAGTAGTGGCTTCTTGGGCAGCCAGATGATACTTCCTCTTGCGCATACTGTGGAGCATGAAGAG TTCTTGGAGGTGATCAGGCTTGAGGGTCATGGTTTTAACCAAGATGATGTCATTTTACCGAGGGATATGTACTTGTTGCAG CTTTGCAGTGGAGTTGATGAGAATGCAATTGGTTCCTGTGCTCAGCTTGTCTTTGCACCCATTGATGAATCTTTTGCTGATGATGTTCCTTTGCTACCATCAGGTTTCCGTGTTATTCCGCTGGATCCTAAAACA GATTCTTCTACTGCAACACGAACACTTGATTTGGCATCCACGCTAGAGATTGGATCTGGTGCCACAGCTTGCTCTGTTAAAGAGACTGCATCAAATGCGTACAACCTGCGATCAGTCCTGACGATAGCTTTCCAGTTCACATATGAGAATCACCTCCAAGGTAATGTGGCAGCAATGGCCCGGCAATACGTTAGAAGCGTGGTTGCTTCGGTGCAGAGAGTTGCTATGGCAATTGCACCTCGACCTGGATGTCAGATTGGAGTCAAGCATCCACCTGGTTCTCCTGAAGCTCACACTCTGGCACGATGGGTTTCTCGGAGCTACAG GGCTCATACCGGAGTAGACCTCTTTCGAGTAGACTCGCAAGCTAGTGATTCATTGCTGAAACTGCTTTGGCACCATTCTGATTCAATCATGTGTTGTTCTTTAAAG GCTTCACCTGTGTTCACCTTCTCCAATCAAGCTGGTCTGGATATGCTTGAAACCACCTTGATTGCTCTTCAAGACATCACACTCGAAAAGATACTCGATGATGGTGCGCGGAAGGTGCTTTGCTCAGAGTTCCCAAAGATCATGCAGCAG GGCCATGCTTATCTTCCTGCTGGCATCTGCATGTCGAGCATGGGGAGGCCAGTGTCGTATGAACAGGCCGTAGCATGGAAAGTCTCGAACGAAGAGGATTCACCCCATTGTCTGGCTTTCATGTTTGTGAACTGGTCTTTTGTTTGA